One window of the Pseudarthrobacter sp. ATCC 49987 genome contains the following:
- a CDS encoding Stk1 family PASTA domain-containing Ser/Thr kinase codes for MVQDYSSDPLVGTLVDGRYLIQSRLASGGMSTVYVATDQRLERDVALKVLHPHMAGDPQFLDRLGREAKAAARLSHPHVVGVLDQGEDDRVAYLVMEYIKGHTLRDVLKDKGALPPRVALALIDPVVEGLGAAHAAGLIHRDIKPENVLIADDGRIKLGDFGLARAISTSTSTGALIGTVAYLSPELVLGRQADARSDIYSVGIMLYEMITGRQPFDGEIPVQVAYQHVNSTVGAPSVLVPGLAAEIDELVQWCTANDPDKRPVDGNSLLSELRHIRTNLSQAELDLQPPAARPALPPVPGPPARRPGGAPDPGAGSGATEIIGGHQQPTEFIGRGSNPTTVMSASPRHPGYGPLSAPEDAPYPDNHDERFANGPASAAPASKRAQRKHDRDEEKARQRAAATPVRSLREGNPRRRGLLWILVLVIAALLAGGAGWFFGMGPGSPGTIPQLANKTVAEAQQLLRTAGFQSNTRDVFDDDVAPGLVVGSEPAAGEVIRKFQPVSLAVSKGPELFPLPELTGKSLDEAKTALNGAGMALGQIAETYDESAPAGTVLAQAPRSGNPVRHGTPVDLTVSKGPQPLPVPDVRGQDQGDAVKAIEAAGLKASIAPGTVFDKKVPKGAVVSQDPASGNLTRGGTVTLTVSKGPKLVDVPSFIGKQVDEARKALEQLGFEVRVNNILGGFFGTVRDQEPVNKKVPEGSVVTLTVV; via the coding sequence ATAGTGCAGGATTACTCGTCGGACCCTCTCGTTGGCACTCTGGTGGATGGCCGGTACCTGATTCAATCCAGGCTCGCCAGCGGCGGGATGTCCACTGTGTATGTGGCCACCGACCAGCGCCTGGAGCGCGATGTGGCGCTGAAGGTGCTGCACCCCCACATGGCCGGCGACCCGCAGTTCCTCGACCGGCTGGGCCGCGAGGCCAAGGCAGCCGCCCGGCTGTCGCACCCGCACGTTGTGGGCGTCCTGGACCAGGGCGAGGATGACAGGGTGGCCTACCTGGTGATGGAGTACATCAAGGGCCACACCCTGCGCGATGTCCTCAAGGACAAGGGCGCGCTCCCCCCGCGCGTGGCGCTGGCGCTGATCGACCCTGTCGTCGAAGGCCTGGGCGCAGCCCACGCCGCGGGGCTCATCCACCGGGACATCAAACCCGAGAACGTGCTGATCGCCGACGACGGGCGGATCAAGCTTGGCGACTTCGGACTGGCCCGCGCCATTTCGACGTCGACCAGCACCGGCGCGCTGATTGGCACCGTGGCGTACCTCTCGCCCGAACTCGTGCTCGGCAGGCAGGCCGACGCGCGCAGCGACATCTACTCGGTCGGGATCATGCTTTACGAGATGATCACCGGACGGCAGCCGTTCGACGGCGAGATTCCCGTCCAGGTGGCCTACCAGCATGTTAATTCGACCGTCGGCGCCCCCTCGGTGCTGGTGCCCGGACTGGCCGCCGAAATCGACGAACTCGTGCAGTGGTGCACCGCCAATGACCCGGACAAGCGCCCGGTCGACGGCAATTCCCTGCTCTCCGAACTCCGCCATATCCGGACCAACCTGAGCCAGGCCGAACTCGACCTGCAGCCGCCGGCGGCACGCCCTGCCCTGCCGCCCGTGCCGGGGCCACCCGCCAGGCGTCCCGGTGGTGCCCCGGATCCGGGAGCCGGCAGCGGCGCCACCGAAATCATCGGCGGCCACCAACAACCCACGGAATTCATCGGCCGCGGCAGCAACCCGACCACCGTGATGTCCGCTTCGCCGCGGCACCCCGGCTACGGCCCGCTGTCCGCCCCGGAGGACGCACCCTACCCGGACAACCACGATGAGCGTTTCGCCAACGGACCGGCATCCGCAGCTCCTGCCAGCAAGCGGGCGCAGCGCAAACACGACCGTGATGAGGAGAAAGCACGCCAGCGTGCCGCGGCCACCCCGGTCCGGAGCCTGCGGGAGGGAAACCCCCGGCGGCGTGGCCTGCTCTGGATTCTGGTGCTGGTCATCGCGGCACTGCTGGCCGGTGGGGCAGGCTGGTTCTTCGGCATGGGACCGGGCTCCCCCGGGACAATCCCGCAGCTCGCGAACAAGACGGTGGCCGAGGCCCAGCAGCTGCTCCGCACGGCTGGATTCCAGTCGAACACCAGGGATGTCTTCGACGACGATGTGGCCCCCGGGCTGGTGGTCGGATCGGAACCTGCGGCCGGAGAGGTCATCCGGAAGTTCCAGCCGGTCTCCCTCGCAGTCTCCAAAGGCCCCGAGCTCTTTCCCCTCCCCGAGCTGACCGGCAAATCCCTGGATGAGGCCAAGACCGCCCTCAATGGCGCAGGCATGGCTTTGGGACAGATCGCCGAAACGTACGACGAGTCCGCCCCCGCCGGGACCGTCCTGGCGCAGGCCCCGCGCAGCGGCAATCCTGTCCGGCACGGCACTCCGGTGGACCTCACCGTGTCCAAGGGTCCGCAGCCCCTTCCGGTGCCGGACGTGCGCGGCCAGGACCAGGGTGACGCCGTCAAGGCCATCGAAGCCGCCGGCCTGAAAGCCTCGATCGCACCCGGGACCGTCTTTGACAAAAAGGTGCCCAAGGGCGCCGTGGTCTCACAGGATCCGGCCTCCGGCAACCTCACCCGGGGCGGCACCGTGACGCTGACCGTTTCCAAGGGTCCCAAACTCGTCGACGTTCCCAGCTTCATCGGCAAGCAGGTCGACGAGGCCCGCAAAGCCCTTGAACAGCTGGGCTTCGAAGTCCGGGTGAACAACATCCTGGGCGGCTTCTTCGGCACCGTCCGGGACCAGGAACCTGTGAACAAGAAAGTTCCTGAGGGCTCTGTTGTCACACTGACCGTGGTCTGA
- a CDS encoding class II 3-deoxy-7-phosphoheptulonate synthase, with amino-acid sequence MTELSAPSAFPLNSSLSGSPLAGSALTSTAQSGAANYPGLDHWRELPASQQPSWSDKAVFEASVKELSVLPPLVFAGEVDILRERLAAAAQGKAFLLQGGDCAETFEAATADKISARVRTILQMAVVLTYGAAMPVIKMGRMAGQFAKPRSSNDETREGVTLPAYRGDIVNGYDFTPESRAHDAGRMLKAYHTSASTLNLIRAFTQGGFADLRLVHQWNKGFTENPAHARYESLARDIDRAIKFMASCGADFEALKRVEFYASHEALLLDYERALTRIDSRTGFPYDTSAHFLWIGERTRELDHAHVDFLSRVRNPIGVKLGPGTSGDDALRLIDKLDPDREPGRLTFITRMGAGNIREKLPPIVERVTASGAQVLWVTDPMHGNTVTSPNGYKTRNFDDVIDEVRGFFEVHHALGTVPGGLHVEMTGDDVAECLGGADPVDQESFLDRYESVCDPRLNHMQSLEMAFLVAGALSKR; translated from the coding sequence GTGACTGAGCTATCTGCGCCTTCGGCCTTCCCCCTGAACAGTTCCCTGAGCGGCTCGCCCCTGGCGGGCTCGGCCCTGACCAGCACCGCCCAGAGTGGTGCCGCCAACTATCCCGGCCTGGATCACTGGCGGGAGCTGCCGGCTTCCCAACAGCCGAGCTGGTCGGACAAGGCAGTCTTCGAGGCCTCGGTCAAGGAACTGTCGGTCCTCCCGCCGCTCGTCTTTGCCGGCGAAGTGGACATCCTCCGCGAACGCCTCGCCGCCGCGGCGCAGGGCAAGGCCTTCCTGCTTCAGGGCGGCGACTGCGCGGAAACGTTCGAGGCCGCCACAGCGGACAAGATCAGTGCCCGGGTGCGCACCATCCTCCAGATGGCCGTCGTCCTGACCTACGGCGCTGCCATGCCGGTCATCAAGATGGGCCGGATGGCCGGGCAATTTGCCAAGCCGCGCTCGTCCAACGATGAAACCCGCGAGGGCGTCACGCTGCCGGCCTACCGCGGCGACATCGTCAACGGCTATGACTTCACGCCGGAATCCCGCGCCCACGACGCCGGCCGGATGTTGAAGGCCTACCATACGTCCGCCTCCACCCTGAACCTGATCCGCGCGTTCACGCAGGGCGGCTTCGCCGACCTGCGGCTCGTGCACCAGTGGAACAAGGGCTTCACGGAGAACCCCGCCCACGCACGCTACGAGTCGCTGGCCCGGGACATCGACCGTGCCATCAAGTTCATGGCCTCCTGCGGCGCGGATTTCGAGGCGCTCAAGCGCGTGGAGTTCTACGCAAGCCACGAGGCGCTGCTGCTCGACTACGAACGCGCTCTGACCCGCATCGACTCCCGCACCGGCTTCCCGTACGACACCTCCGCGCACTTCCTCTGGATCGGTGAGCGCACGCGCGAACTGGACCACGCGCACGTCGACTTCCTCTCGCGGGTGCGCAATCCGATTGGTGTGAAGCTGGGGCCGGGCACCAGCGGCGACGACGCGCTGCGCCTGATCGACAAACTGGATCCGGACCGTGAACCCGGCCGCCTGACGTTTATTACCCGGATGGGTGCCGGCAACATCCGGGAGAAGCTGCCCCCGATCGTGGAGCGGGTCACCGCGTCCGGCGCACAGGTCCTCTGGGTCACCGACCCCATGCATGGCAACACGGTCACCTCGCCGAACGGCTACAAGACCCGGAACTTCGACGACGTCATCGACGAGGTGCGCGGCTTCTTCGAGGTCCACCACGCGCTGGGCACGGTCCCTGGCGGCCTGCACGTCGAAATGACCGGCGACGACGTGGCAGAGTGCCTCGGAGGGGCCGATCCGGTGGACCAGGAGTCCTTCCTGGACCGCTACGAATCGGTCTGCGATCCCCGCCTGAACCACATGCAGTCCCTCGAGATGGCCTTCCTGGTGGCCGGAGCACTGTCTAAGCGTTAA
- a CDS encoding lysophospholipid acyltransferase family protein, protein MFYWFMKTFVLGPVLKTLFRPWVKGLDNVPAEGAAILASNHLSFSDSIFMPLMVPRPVVFLAKSEYFTGKGIKGRLTATFFRLTNQLPMDRSGGAASALSLNAGMDVLKNGSLLGIYPEGTRSPDSRLYRGKVGVARLALQARVPVVPVAMIGTDKVQPIGKRMPNIRRIGMIFGEPLDFSRYYGMEDDRLIQRSVTDEIMYELMRLSGQEYVDEYAAVVKLRLAGKAAEVPEEGTAGSGPANPGTG, encoded by the coding sequence GTGTTTTATTGGTTCATGAAGACGTTCGTTCTCGGGCCGGTCCTGAAGACGCTTTTCAGGCCCTGGGTCAAGGGCCTGGACAACGTCCCCGCCGAGGGCGCAGCGATTCTGGCCTCCAACCATCTGTCCTTCTCCGACTCCATCTTTATGCCCCTGATGGTGCCCCGTCCCGTCGTGTTCCTCGCAAAATCGGAGTACTTTACCGGCAAGGGAATCAAAGGCCGGCTGACGGCCACCTTCTTCCGGCTCACCAACCAGCTGCCGATGGACCGCTCCGGCGGGGCCGCGTCCGCGCTGTCACTCAATGCCGGCATGGACGTGCTGAAGAACGGCTCGCTCCTGGGCATCTACCCCGAGGGCACCCGCAGCCCGGACTCCCGTCTGTACCGCGGCAAAGTGGGCGTGGCGCGCTTGGCCCTGCAGGCCCGCGTCCCTGTGGTCCCGGTTGCGATGATCGGCACGGACAAAGTCCAGCCGATCGGCAAGCGGATGCCCAACATCCGGCGCATCGGAATGATCTTCGGCGAGCCGCTGGACTTCAGCCGCTACTACGGCATGGAGGACGACCGGCTGATCCAGCGGTCCGTGACCGACGAGATCATGTACGAACTCATGCGGCTCTCCGGCCAGGAATACGTCGACGAGTACGCCGCCGTCGTCAAGCTCCGGCTCGCCGGGAAGGCCGCGGAGGTCCCCGAGGAAGGCACCGCCGGCTCCGGTCCAGCCAATCCCGGGACCGGCTGA
- a CDS encoding alpha/beta hydrolase — protein sequence MTGSSTPLAPAAFSYPGHGANAGIGVAICHGFTGSPLSVLPWAGHLARQGFAVSVPLLPGHGTDWRDLARHSWLDWYREFEAAYLELAAGTRHCYAAGLSMGGTIALRVAARHHVAGVAVVNPGLSFYDRRVRYIGLLKHFQRTTVPAQEPNPAPVTTGDGDYSLTPLEAVHQLSRLFGAALRELPAVTAPALVFKSVTDTVVPPTSIELLRKRLGSRELAVVSLPDSGHVATLDVDAPLIFAQSVQFFLHHAAAAPQAAAARESPATRIPETP from the coding sequence ATGACCGGAAGCAGCACTCCCCTGGCGCCCGCAGCGTTCAGTTATCCCGGCCACGGCGCCAACGCAGGCATCGGCGTGGCCATCTGCCACGGCTTCACGGGTAGTCCACTGAGCGTCCTTCCGTGGGCCGGGCACCTGGCCCGGCAGGGCTTCGCGGTGTCCGTCCCGCTGCTGCCCGGGCATGGCACGGACTGGCGCGACCTCGCCCGCCACAGCTGGCTGGACTGGTACCGGGAATTTGAGGCCGCCTATCTGGAGCTCGCCGCCGGAACCCGGCACTGCTACGCGGCTGGACTGTCCATGGGTGGCACCATCGCGCTGCGCGTGGCCGCGCGCCATCACGTGGCCGGGGTCGCCGTCGTCAATCCGGGACTGAGCTTCTATGACCGGCGGGTGCGCTACATCGGCCTGCTGAAGCACTTCCAGCGCACCACCGTCCCGGCCCAGGAACCGAACCCGGCGCCCGTGACCACCGGGGACGGCGACTACTCACTCACCCCGCTGGAAGCCGTCCACCAGCTGAGCAGGCTCTTCGGGGCCGCGCTGCGCGAACTGCCCGCCGTCACCGCGCCGGCGCTCGTGTTCAAGTCCGTTACCGACACCGTGGTTCCGCCCACCTCGATCGAACTGCTCCGGAAGCGGCTGGGATCGCGGGAGCTCGCGGTGGTCAGTTTGCCGGACAGCGGGCATGTGGCGACGCTCGACGTCGACGCCCCCCTGATTTTTGCGCAGTCCGTTCAGTTCTTCCTGCACCATGCAGCCGCCGCGCCGCAAGCCGCGGCGGCACGGGAGAGCCCCGCCACCAGAATCCCGGAGACCCCATGA
- a CDS encoding alpha/beta hydrolase, with translation MTIPLDHTPFSSPFTGTGTRTGVVVSHGFTGSPHGVRDWARSLADAGYAVRMPLLPGHGTSWQELARTRWQDWHAALDAAYLELAGECDQVVVAGLSMGGALALRIAATRPVAGAVLVNPGLVIDDPRAPLAGILKFVLKSTPAIANDILKEGIDEGAYSRTPVAAAHELNKMFKDTVRLLPRITAPVRVYRSAVDHVVSESSMVALRRGLTHAPLEVIRLENSYHVATMDNDAPRIFRGSAEFIRSLAAGQAPGAAHASQKDTADD, from the coding sequence ATGACCATTCCCCTGGACCACACGCCGTTCAGCAGCCCGTTCACCGGGACCGGCACCCGCACCGGCGTCGTGGTCTCGCATGGCTTCACCGGCAGCCCGCACGGGGTCAGGGACTGGGCCAGGTCGCTGGCGGACGCCGGCTACGCCGTGCGGATGCCGCTGCTGCCCGGGCACGGCACCAGCTGGCAGGAGCTGGCGCGGACGCGCTGGCAGGACTGGCACGCGGCACTCGACGCCGCCTACCTTGAGCTCGCCGGGGAATGTGACCAGGTGGTCGTTGCCGGGCTGTCCATGGGCGGGGCGCTGGCGCTGCGGATTGCCGCCACGCGGCCAGTCGCCGGGGCAGTGCTGGTTAACCCGGGCCTTGTCATTGACGATCCCCGGGCACCGCTGGCGGGCATCCTGAAATTTGTCCTGAAGAGCACCCCGGCGATCGCCAACGACATCCTGAAGGAGGGCATCGACGAGGGTGCCTATTCCCGGACGCCGGTCGCCGCGGCGCACGAACTGAACAAGATGTTCAAGGACACCGTGCGGCTCCTCCCCCGGATCACCGCTCCCGTGCGGGTGTACCGTTCCGCGGTGGACCACGTGGTCTCCGAGTCGAGCATGGTCGCCCTGCGCCGCGGCCTGACCCACGCCCCGCTGGAGGTGATCCGGCTGGAAAACAGTTACCACGTGGCTACGATGGACAACGACGCGCCCCGGATCTTCCGCGGCTCGGCCGAGTTCATCCGGTCGCTGGCTGCGGGACAGGCACCGGGCGCCGCCCACGCTAGCCAGAAGGACACGGCCGATGACTAA
- a CDS encoding ROK family glucokinase, whose product MHTPSPGQLPGPYRRTAAWRRRTLAGAAAAPAGQGLREHLRLGRKGLAIGVDIGGTKVAAGVVDAEGRILAQAKRSTPGNDPRAVEQVIVELVEELGEGHRIWSVGIGAAGWMDLDGGTVLFSPHLAWRNEPLRDNLQRLLRRPVLLTNDADAAGWAEWRFGAGLGQNRLVCITLGTGIGGAMVMDGRLERGRFGVAGEFGHQIIMPGGHRCECGNRGCWEQYASGNALGREARELAAANSPVAQELLKAVDGHVERITGVIVTELAKAGDATSRELLEDVGEWLGLGLANLAAALDPGKFVIGGGLCDAGELLVGPARKAFARNLTGRGFRPAAEIELAALGPNAGLIGAADLSRVSSRMHS is encoded by the coding sequence ATGCACACACCATCACCGGGACAGCTGCCCGGCCCGTACCGCAGAACGGCCGCCTGGCGGCGCAGGACGCTGGCGGGCGCGGCCGCCGCACCGGCCGGACAGGGTCTCCGGGAGCACTTGCGGCTCGGCCGCAAGGGCCTCGCCATCGGCGTGGACATTGGCGGCACCAAGGTGGCGGCCGGTGTGGTCGACGCGGAGGGCCGGATCCTCGCCCAGGCCAAGCGGTCCACTCCCGGCAACGACCCCCGCGCGGTCGAACAGGTCATTGTTGAGCTGGTCGAGGAGCTGGGCGAGGGCCACCGGATCTGGTCGGTAGGGATCGGCGCGGCCGGCTGGATGGACCTCGACGGCGGCACCGTGCTGTTCAGCCCGCATCTTGCGTGGCGCAACGAACCCCTCCGGGACAACCTGCAGCGGCTGCTCCGCCGGCCCGTGCTGCTGACCAACGACGCCGATGCCGCCGGCTGGGCGGAGTGGCGCTTCGGGGCAGGGCTGGGCCAGAACCGCCTGGTCTGCATTACCCTCGGAACCGGAATCGGCGGTGCCATGGTGATGGACGGCCGGCTGGAACGCGGACGGTTCGGTGTGGCCGGGGAGTTCGGCCATCAAATCATCATGCCCGGCGGCCACCGCTGCGAGTGCGGCAACCGGGGCTGCTGGGAGCAGTACGCTTCCGGGAATGCCCTGGGCCGGGAAGCCCGCGAACTCGCGGCCGCCAATTCCCCGGTGGCCCAGGAACTGCTCAAAGCGGTGGACGGCCACGTGGAGCGCATCACCGGCGTGATTGTCACCGAACTGGCCAAAGCCGGGGACGCGACGTCCCGGGAACTGCTCGAGGACGTCGGGGAGTGGCTCGGCCTGGGCCTCGCCAACCTCGCCGCCGCGCTGGATCCGGGCAAGTTCGTGATCGGCGGCGGACTCTGCGATGCCGGCGAACTGCTGGTCGGGCCGGCCCGGAAGGCTTTCGCCCGGAACCTGACGGGCCGCGGCTTCCGGCCCGCTGCAGAAATTGAACTGGCCGCCCTTGGCCCGAACGCGGGCCTGATTGGTGCCGCGGACCTGTCCCGGGTCAGCAGCCGCATGCACAGCTAG
- a CDS encoding AMP-dependent synthetase/ligase codes for MREISVPPLVNVPPETNVTDLVLRQAAKTSNPALFSRLDAAGQWQDVRATDFLADVSLLAKGLMASGVAAGDRVGIMSRTRYEWALIDFAIWFAGAVSVPIYETSSPSQVAWNLGDSGAVAAFGESAHHEAIIRQAATSEGLTDLAHVWQLEGTGLDEVRAAGATVSNEELEARRSLATLDDLATIIYTSGTTGRPKGCELTHGNFVRLSENALATSLNNIVHEQARTIMFLPLAHVFARFISVLAVAGGVTVAHTPDIKNLLPDLQSYKPTFILAVPRVFEKVYNSALTKAEDGGKGAIFHRAADTAIEFSRARQAGKVGLGLKLKHTLFDKLVYGKLRAAMGGEVAHAVSGGGPLGERLGHFFQGIGMQILEGYGLTETTAPVTVNTPELIKIGTVGAPIPGNAVKIADDGEILAKGVCVMRGYYKREDLSAESFVDGWFRTGDIGHLDEQGFLTITGRKKEIIVTASGKNVVPALLEDQIRADALVSQVLVVGDNRPFIGALVTLDEEALPGWLHRHGLPASTTLVEATDNPVVKAAVQELINGANQSVSQAEAIKSFRIVPADFTEASGHLTPSMKVKRAQVMKDFENVIEEMYGAPRPNQV; via the coding sequence GTGCGAGAAATCAGTGTCCCGCCCCTGGTCAACGTTCCCCCGGAAACGAACGTCACGGACCTGGTCCTGCGGCAGGCCGCAAAGACCTCCAACCCGGCCCTGTTCTCCCGCCTTGACGCGGCCGGACAATGGCAGGACGTCCGGGCCACCGATTTCCTGGCCGATGTTTCCCTGCTCGCCAAGGGCCTGATGGCCAGCGGCGTCGCCGCCGGCGACCGGGTTGGCATTATGTCCCGCACCCGGTATGAATGGGCCCTCATTGACTTCGCCATCTGGTTCGCCGGTGCCGTCTCCGTGCCGATCTATGAGACCTCCTCGCCCTCGCAGGTCGCCTGGAACCTGGGTGATTCCGGTGCCGTCGCCGCGTTCGGCGAGTCCGCCCACCACGAGGCCATCATCCGGCAGGCTGCCACCTCCGAGGGCCTCACGGACCTGGCCCACGTCTGGCAGCTCGAAGGCACGGGCCTCGACGAGGTCCGTGCTGCCGGCGCGACGGTCAGCAACGAGGAGCTGGAGGCCCGGCGCAGCCTCGCAACCCTCGACGACCTCGCCACGATCATCTACACCTCGGGCACGACAGGCCGGCCCAAGGGCTGCGAGCTGACCCACGGTAACTTCGTGAGACTGTCCGAAAACGCGCTGGCCACCTCGCTGAACAATATCGTCCACGAGCAGGCCCGGACCATCATGTTCCTGCCGCTCGCCCACGTGTTCGCGCGGTTCATTTCAGTGCTCGCGGTCGCCGGCGGCGTCACGGTGGCACACACGCCGGACATCAAGAACCTCCTGCCGGACCTGCAGAGCTACAAACCAACCTTCATCCTCGCGGTGCCGCGGGTGTTCGAGAAGGTCTACAACTCGGCACTGACCAAGGCCGAGGACGGCGGCAAGGGCGCCATCTTCCACCGCGCCGCGGACACCGCCATCGAGTTCTCCCGTGCCCGCCAGGCCGGCAAGGTCGGCCTGGGCCTGAAGCTTAAGCACACCCTCTTCGACAAGCTCGTCTACGGCAAGCTCCGCGCGGCCATGGGCGGCGAGGTGGCCCACGCCGTCTCCGGCGGCGGCCCGTTGGGTGAGCGGCTGGGTCACTTCTTCCAGGGCATCGGCATGCAGATCCTGGAAGGCTACGGGCTGACCGAGACCACGGCCCCCGTTACCGTGAACACGCCAGAGTTGATTAAGATCGGCACGGTCGGCGCCCCGATTCCCGGGAACGCAGTCAAGATCGCCGACGACGGCGAAATCCTGGCCAAGGGCGTGTGCGTCATGCGCGGCTACTACAAGCGCGAGGACCTCTCCGCGGAGTCCTTCGTCGATGGCTGGTTCCGCACCGGCGACATTGGACACCTCGACGAGCAGGGCTTCCTGACCATCACGGGACGCAAGAAGGAAATCATTGTCACGGCCAGCGGCAAGAACGTCGTTCCGGCCCTCCTGGAGGATCAGATCCGCGCCGACGCGCTGGTCTCGCAGGTGCTCGTGGTGGGCGACAACCGGCCCTTCATCGGAGCCCTGGTCACCCTCGACGAGGAGGCCCTGCCCGGCTGGCTGCACCGCCACGGGCTCCCCGCCTCAACGACCCTGGTCGAGGCCACCGACAACCCGGTGGTGAAGGCCGCGGTGCAGGAACTCATCAACGGCGCCAACCAGTCGGTCTCCCAGGCCGAGGCCATCAAGTCGTTCCGGATCGTCCCGGCCGACTTCACGGAGGCGTCCGGGCACCTGACGCCGTCGATGAAGGTCAAGCGCGCGCAGGTGATGAAGGACTTCGAGAACGTCATCGAGGAGATGTACGGCGCCCCGCGTCCCAACCAGGTCTAG